The window gagggggcacaagGAGGTGGAGACAAATGACAGAATCCTCAGCAACTCCCCTCGTCTGAGTGAGTGAGGGTGAGAATCCATGAGTGGGCCCAAGTTCTCTCTCCCTTCAATTTGGCTGAGCGTGGCCATTGTGGTCTTGTCCACAAGCTGGTTTGAAGAGCTCAGGTAAAATGAATGGGTCTGTGAAGAACTGAGCCTTAATGACATTTAAGAAGAGACTCCCCACTCCAAAACTGTAGTATTAAGGATTCAGCACCCCCTGAGGTATTTAATTCTGATCAGTCCTGGGCttgagatgattttttaaaaaaagactgggTGTCCCTAATCACTCAGGCTATAAATTTCTTAAGTAACCTGGTGGCCTCCATTCCTGGGCCTTCACTGTATTAATGCTGAGCAATGTGGACACTTGGTCGTCATTGCCCTTTGCACATCAGAACTCTGACCTCAAGACTTTGTTCATCCTCTAAGCCATGTTCCCTGTTCCTAGTTCTCGATTGTGTGATACTCAATTCTGAGGTTAGAATTCCTGCCTCAGGGAAGTGACAGATCAAAGGAGACGGCTCACAATTGAGGGCTCCTTGCTTTGGCTTCCCTGTGAGCCAGTACAGCCTATACCTTCTCCCAAGATAAAGACAGATCATTTTAATTGTAAAGAAAATTGACATCCAGTGAGCAGACCAGAATTATTAAAGAGGGTGGGGATAAAGGGGATGAGAAGAAACTAGATCTGGGAATATTCCGCAGCATCTCTTGAGAGATCCTGACTTTACCGGATCCACTCCCTAAGTTATCCATCTGCAAACAAGCTGGCGTCCTCCAACAGAGTTGACTGGTCTGTCATAATTCTGTTTTTGCAGCTTGTGAATTTATGTAGAATAGACAGAGATCCTGCAATGTATACACAGTCCAATGAGCCAATAGTCACAAAACTATAAGTAGGAAGCCTTGTGATTAGCAGCGATTGGAGTGTTGTGCAGGACTGATAGAAGACATCTGAGATGggcaagaatggaaagaaaggagcaTTTGACCCTTTCAGTCCTTGAGAAGGGAGAGCCCATTTATGATTGAATGACTGCCATTttaggggccactaggtggcgcagtggataaagcaccggccctggattcaggagtacctgagttcaaatccagcctcagacacttgacatactagctgtatgaccctgagcaagtcacttaaccctcattgccccgcaaaaataaataaacagatagataaatcACTAAATGAAAGAGGGAATGACTGCCATTTTATAAAAGGCATGTAATGGGTGTAAGAGATGGCCCCTGTCTTTTATTGTTTACTTCCAGGCCAACTTTGGTTTGTCCATGGTCTGACACAGGTAGAGttgcctttcttcctccccccctttttttttttgaggcaactggaaAGTCAGTCTAGAGGGTCAACAGTGACATGAAGTCTCGCTGAGAGGCAGCCTTCCGGCTGgagtggcagaaaaaaaaaaagaataaagaaaaaagtgactggtgatgggaggggggaaaaaagaggaaaagaaaacatgaactGCACAGAGACCCAAAGTGGCTATGGGACCCCCTCACCACTGCCTCTCCAGGTCctgagaaaaatgagcaaatgtcTACATGAGACAGAGGGGCTTTAAACAGTCCCATAGTGGCCTTCCCTACCTCCCTGCTGTGACCGAAGCTGGTTGGGTCTCTCATTGTGTTAAAGATGCAGGGGGAAACTCAAGAGCAACCCCCCTGCCTCTGGTCCCTTCAAGAGTGGGGTGTGATAACCTTGGGAAATGGGTGGTGACAGTGTTTCCTGCTTCATTTAATTCCCCATGATCAACGCTGAATTCCAAATTTAAAGTACATGTCCATTCTTTGCTGTCTCATCACCTGTGTTTCATTCTGGCTTGGGCAGAGAGTCCTTGGAATTAAGCACTTCTGAGCTATGCATTGTACCTCATGTTTACCCCGAGTGCCATGGAATCGGGAGTGGTCGATAGGTGTACCTAACTCCAAATGCACGTGGCCTTTGATCTCTGCTCCTTCAGGAAAGTGCCTAGACCCTGAGATAGAGTTGAGAGATTCCCCCAAATCCACAATCTTGATTCTGTAACTCAGAATCAAATCAATGGCACTCCCCTGTACCCTGGAGGAGAAAAGCATCACATGAGGGGAAGTAGATAATGTGGATCTTTGTTCAAAATACCCAAACTTCAAGGTTTACTTCAGAGGCAGAAAAGACAGAGGTCTACAGGCTGGATCTGTGCCAGATGGAGAATGAACACTGATATTGTGGTTTAACAGAGAAAGTCTGGCAACTCCCGGcctgaagtgggggaggggatctCAGGAAATAGATGCCGATCATCTGAGTTATCTGTTCTCACAGAGTGAACATAGTCCTGAACCCCTTCTCTCTCTAGAATGCTTTGTTTCAGGGCCCAGGAGCCCTGTTCTTGGACAAATGTATGAGAATACACGCGACTTTTACCTACCTTTAATCCATGTTCTACTTAGCCCTCAAGATAAGCTTGCTAACCTGCATCTAACTGGGTCACTCCCTATAATAAactctgtggctccctattatcttggGAACCTAATGTAAAGTCCTCTGACATTTAAGCCCcctcccatctttccagtcttcttacaccttattatACCCCCACCATGAGGTCCCATGACATCGTCCTTTGCTCTCCTCACACAGGACACCCCAGGggctgactctgggcattttcactggctgcttccccccccccccccacacacacacacacatacactctggAATGCTTTCCCCTCCTAGTCTCCATTTCCGGGCTCCCACCTCCAGGAAGCTTCTCCTGCTGCCCCTTGATGCTAGGGCCTTCCCTCCGTGGATCGCCTCCCATTCACATATCCCTATACACCGTCTATATCTTGTCTGTACGGCACTGCCCACTTGtagcctcccccattagactgtgagctccggGAGGGCTTTCTTGGTGTCTCCGGCGCCAAGCacggtgtctggcacacagtggcGCGTAATCCTGAATGTAATGGCAGGGAATCGAGGCCATGGATTAGTCCAGGCTGGGAAGCGCGGCTCCGAACCCCAAGGTGAAGTGTCGGAGCCTGCTGGGACAGGTGGAGGCGGAGGCTGCCTAGCGGTTGCCATGGAGACAGACGCCCAAACGGGCGGGCAGGAAGgcagggaaaggggggagaagggaaccGACGAGAGCGCGTGGCCTATGATTGGTGAAAATGCATGCCGTGtcccgccccctccccagccGAGGACCGCTTGGCAGGCGACGAGAGCCGTGGGAACCTAGAGGAAAGGGGCAGAGCCTCGAGGGCCTTTCGTGATTGGGCGGCCGCGTACCCCGTGGCTTTCTGGGAATCGTAGTTGTGCGAACCCGCCTGCGGCAGTTGAGGCTGAGGTTGCGCGCGCAGCCCCGCCCCCGCTCCTGGCTGCAGTTCAGGTGTGTTACGGCTCGGAACCCGGTCTCACCTCCCGGTCCTCGTCGGTACGGCCGGCCGCggtctgggggagaggggaagagggaccctccgggatggaggggagggagacccTCCGGGATGGGAGGATGGGCGGCCTGTCGTGATGGAGGGGAGGGACCCTCAGGGATGTGGGGGAGAAGCGGCCCTTTGGCTGTTgggtcctgggggagggggaggacgcggcgggggggggggggaagggccgCCCTTCTGGAAGGGGGTCTCTGGGGGGGCCTCAAGAATGGGGCCTTGAGACAGGGGGTCTTAAGGACCACCCCTTCCCCTGATACACGGGAGGATTTCAGGCTAGGACAGGGGTCTCAGGGAGCAGGGCCACGGTTCCCCTTGGGGGATCATAGGGCTTGAAAGACATGGGAGATCACCTTAGTTTTTACAGGTGTGGAGAGATGAAGCGACTTAGcagaactcaggccctctgaccATCAATCCAGGCAAAGGCCTAGTCCATAGTAAAGACCCCCCTCCCATACCCCTTTCCTGAATCATTGAGCTGAGCcccagcgcccccccccccacacacacacacttggaaGAAGAGCCTAAGGACCTGCCTGGGTTTGGACCCCTGCCTTGGCCCTTCCTAGGGGTGTGACACACATAGAGACCCACCTCGCCCCCTGCCCTTCCACGTCCTCATATGTAAACTGGACGATGCTCTTGGCAAACCCTAGAGGAACAGAGCAATGGGAGCTTCTGGCTTGAATTCGCAGCCAGTGAATTCCACCCCTTTCCTGGTGATCCACGGACAGCTCAAAGATTCTTCAGTAAGAGAAATAGGCTCGGCATCGTGCCTGACATTTCCCCCTCTGGCGTGGTGGGCCTGGTGTAGGGTCTGGCCCTGGAAGCTGCCCTGAGGTGTTGTCTAGTGAGGCCTCCAGAGGCTAGGTGGCTGAGCTGGGCTAGAGCCCAGGCCACCTGCTGGAAGCTCCTCCCGCCAGACTCCTGACACACAGACAAGATGATCCGGGTGGGTTAGGAAGTAGGTAGACTCTGGACTTCACGTGCAGAAAACAAAGGGGTGACTTCATCTGGGAACTACAGGAACCACATTGTCTACTCTTGTACAACAATTGTGGCCCAGAAATGGCTCCTTTTTCTTGATTATAATAAAGAAGTGTTTCAGATCATAATAGTTCAGAACTCTATGTCCTTTTCATGTTGTCAGTCAAGAAACTGAGAGTCCTCAGGACTCGGGGACTTGCCTGCAGTCAGGGTTCAGGCACAGGCCTCCTCCCCATGACCTATATAGCGTAAACAGTTTCTTTCCCAAGTGTTGGGGAAGGAGGGGACTTGAGGCTCAGCAAGCCAGGGTAGATTGTTTACGTTTGGGACTTAAGGCATTGCTTTCCCATCAGTTTCAGTCCCCTCACAGTTCACTTTCTGGTCCCCAAAGGGGAGAGCAGATGACCTTGGCAGTCCAtatctcttcatctctttctgtTTGAGCAAACTTTGTGTGGTGTCCATGTGGGCAGAcactgtgtatgtgtgcgtgcgcgcgcacgTTGGGGCCACTTGGAAGCCACTGCGTTTTGTTTAGCAGCTGGGCAGAGATGTGTCTTGGGGCCGACTTTTTGCCCATTTGTGTATCTGAGTGCCTCGGCAATTTCTCCAGAACCTTGGGATGAGGCTGTGGCCAGAATTACTGGCTACTTTTTGCTGACTTCTAAACATCTTTCCCCACAGCAATGTTTAGTAGAGTATACGGGCGCTCAGCCTGAGTCTGACGGGAATGGGCCCCCCGGTGGGGAGAAAACTTTGAAAGAGAGTAAAGGACCCGGCCAGAAAGAGTCTGTCCCTGTGGGAAGTGATGGCTGTGGCTGTCCTGGAGCCCCAACTCCTTTCCCTGCACACACCAGATGCCCCTGGGAAGCAAGAGAGCGTGCTGGTTGAGGAGCCCTCGGACCCTGAAACTTCTCGGCAGCATTTCAGGCAGTTTCAGTACCCAGATGTGGCCGGGCCCCGCCAGGCCCTGAGCCGGCTCCGAGCACTCTGCCTGCAGTGGCTGAGGCCAGAGATTCATACGAAGCAGCAGATCCTGGAGCTCTTGGTGCTGGAGCAGTTCCTCACCGTCCTGCCCAGAGACATCCAGGCTTGGGTGAAGGCACAGCATCCAGACAACAGCGAGGAGGTTGTGACCCTGGTGGAGAACTTGCCTCATGTGCTTGAGGCAGGAGGTGAGTGTTAAGGAAGCGTGGGCCGGACAGGGGAGAGTGAATGAAGAAAGGAGGAATATTTCCTGCCGGCAGGGAGGCCAGCAGCTGACCGTGGTATCTGGAAGCCCAGCGTGGGCCCAATCCTCGAACCTTTGGTATGCACAGCAACACATGGTCTGGATGAGTGGGAGAGACTCTCTTCCTCATGAGGCCCTCTATGGCTCTGGAGCTAGGCTAGACATGGCTGAATCACTACCTACCCTTCCTTCGTGTAACCCCAGAGAAGGGCTCCTTGCAGAAGCACTGCTGTCTGCCATCCCACCTGTGAATAGGTGCTCTGCTAAGTGGCTGTGACCAGATGTTATATTTATaaactgtttcattttcctcCCCAGAGTCCTAGGAAATAGGTTGTCTTTGGTTGTGCCCTTTTTATAGCTAAGGACCCTGAGGCACTAAACACTACAAGTGCTCAAGGTCACGTAGCTCCTGACTCATTCAGGATTAGCAGCCAGGGTCCCGATTCCCGAACCATCCACCAAATCTTATTGTGCCACTGTTACTGAAGTCTTGTGAGCATATACGCTTGTTTTCTCTAAACTTTACATATTTATTcaatccttattttgcagattaaTAAAAGGACTTGGCCCAGAAAAGATTCTTTGGTTACATGAAAGTGACTGCAACACAGAAGGGTGCAGCATGTTATATTGACTCAGTAGTCAGGAGACGTCCAGGTGTGACTCTTGCCCCAGGTCCTTGCTGGGTCTGTGACCACAGTCAAGTCCCTTAACTCAgttatctgtgcctcagtttcttcatcttgacAGTACAAATCATAATCTCACGCAAAtaccatgaggatcaaataagatagtatatGTAAAAGCCATCTCTCACTTTAAAATGCTCTACAGATGGCCAGCTCTTATTAATAGAGGTCCCCCGGCCCTGGCTCTTAGCCAGAGATCATTGCTTTGAAACCTGTTAAGACCACAGGGAAAGAACTGGGACCCAGGAAAGCAATAGGGAGAGTGCTAGGAGAAGATGGAGCTGCTTTTATGGTCTTAGTAATTTTCAATGTGTAGAAAGTGGAGGAATGACACCAGATGAGTGTGAGGGGATTTCTGGCCCTGAGAATTTGGACAGGATGGGGCTTCTTCAcagctccttctctctccctcagctCAGCCTCCTCGTGGCTTGGGCCTTTCCCACCAAGGGAGCACGGAAGATGAAGAAAAGCCCAGTGTCCTCTTGCACACCAGTTGTCAGGTGAGTTTTAGTTGCCTCACTCCCTGTCCCACATTGTCCCTTCCATGCCTGTTCCTTTCCATCACCTCTAGGTGCTCTGCCTAGCTATATCTCCAGCCAGGGGAGTCGGTTAGAGCCCCAGGGAGGAGTGGAGTGAAGAGCTCTCCCCTGCTCGTTGAGCCACCAACAGCTAAATGATCACCATGTGATTGCTGACCCACGTTCTGGCCTTTGTGCCTGAATGAGTCTGCCCAGAAACGGGCCCTGGGCACTGCCACTAACAAGGACTCAGGGAAGACATGATTTGTCCTCCCCATAGTCGCTTGAAAGGCCAGATTCCGGAACCCGGCAGTTTAACTGCCACCAGCGCCAGATGGATGATGCAACacaaactcttttaaaaaaacatttggatttttattgttttttcttttcaaatgttttAATTGATGCTTTTTGTATCATAtctcatttctgaatatatcccttccttcctccatccagaGAGCCTTTAAGTGGCACATTAAAGAGGGGAAAATGTCTATGTTAGCAAACCCAAGGTCCACATGGGCTGCTTCTGACAGTTCGTGCAACGTTCCTCATCCACAGTTCTCCCCACCCACCTCCACAACCCTCAGAACACATGTGTGCACGAGCGCGcgcatgcgcgcgcgcacacacacacacacacactcacgtaCATGCACACAGAGTGAAGAAAGGGGGCTGTATTTTCTTAGGTCTACTTGGGAGCCCAGCTCAGTAAAACCATTCCACATTGTTCAGTTTTGCCTAATTTCTGTTTATTATGATTTCTGTCTACATTTTTGTGGCCATGTCTATTGTTCTTGAAGCCCGTCAGGCCTGCATCAGcctcctttttttggtgggaacaGTGGAATTTAAACCCTTCACCATCATCCCTCCCAAAGAAATAGAAGGTTCCATGTCTATTCACTTCTTGTGCTGCCGTGGAGGCTGGTCTGGTCCCCAGTTACAGTTCTGGCCGCCTGAGCCCTGGTCCTAGTCTCAGGACTTCAGGGTCAGCATAGGGCATCACACCGTATCTCCTCGGTACTTCCCCACTCTTGTGAATAGAAAGCCCTCGAGTGGGCATCTGACAGGATTATTCCCCCTAGGTGGAATGGGAGCAGACAGACACGTGCAAGGATACAAAGCCAGAGAAGTGTTGGAACCTCGTGTCAGTGGGTAAGAGAGGCTTGCCCCACTGTTGATCTCTCCCAAGTGGATCCTCTTTCATTTCTCAGTTTCTAGTATTTTTAGAACCTGTGAAATTCTTacttgaacacacacacatgctactGAGCCGACCTCAGTGGGTGCTGGCATACAGCATGTGCACAGATAGTCAAAGAAAGGTGATTTCAGGAGGTGGGGAGTGGGCTGACCCCTGGGAGACCTGGAAAGCCCTAGAGGGGCCGTCCTGGAGCAGAACCCTGGAGGAAGTGGGGGATTCTCTAAAGCTGCCTAcggtgtgtcaggcactgtgccaagtgctctACAGATCCAGTCTCACGCGATCCTTAAGACAGCCCTGCAGCATAGGTGCCATTAATGTCCCCAAATCTGATAGGCTCAGGGGCCCACCCTGAGTCACCTCACTAGTAAGCGTCTGCGGCGGGatgggcccagcactctgtgccctGTGGTGCCCCTGGCTGCCTCTCTTAGAAGACAGAAGGAGGACGAGGATTCTAGATGGGAGAAGAGGCTGGGCAAAGGATGGTAGGATAATTGGACTGGAACATGGAGGACATGAAGGGAGGTGCAAAGATAacctcagtcagtcaacatgaAGTGCTGCagaaggcagtccctgccctcaaggagctcagaattTAATGTCTAGAAAACCCtagacagaataaataggaagtcATTAAGATGGATCAGGCACCAGAAACAAGAGGGGTcggggaaggcttcctgcagaagccAGGAgccagaggtaaggaaggaaaggattccagaccagagagacagagaggagatggAGGGGCTTATTCATGGGGCATTTGGGAAGCTGGCGTCACAGGATCAAAGAGGATgtgaggaagactggaaaggcaggagggagcAGGTATGGAACGGCTTTGAAGAAcgaataaaacattttatattggcCCCTGGAGCTTATTGAGAAAAGGGGTGACacggtcagacctgcattttaggaaaatcactgaggAATGacctggagtgggaagagatgtGAGGCAGGCAGAACACCCCCCTCTCCTCAGCAACTATTGCAGTAAACCAGGAACGATATGATGAAGGCATGAA is drawn from Dromiciops gliroides isolate mDroGli1 chromosome 2, mDroGli1.pri, whole genome shotgun sequence and contains these coding sequences:
- the LOC122741571 gene encoding zinc finger protein 215-like; this encodes MAVAVLEPQLLSLHTPDAPGKQESVLVEEPSDPETSRQHFRQFQYPDVAGPRQALSRLRALCLQWLRPEIHTKQQILELLVLEQFLTVLPRDIQAWVKAQHPDNSEEVVTLVENLPHVLEAGAQPPRGLGLSHQGSTEDEEKPSVLLHTSCQESLFPDQMLSLTWMEGKKPGSWLSREPKRPCTQGSAAQPGRPEQRSRSLLLWEISLKQYHSQGQ